A stretch of Gorilla gorilla gorilla isolate KB3781 chromosome 9, NHGRI_mGorGor1-v2.1_pri, whole genome shotgun sequence DNA encodes these proteins:
- the LOC129525227 gene encoding large ribosomal subunit protein uL10-like, with product MPREDRVTWRPNYFLKIIQLLDDYLKCFIVGADNVGSKQMQQIRMSLCRKEVVLMGKNAMTRKAIRGHLENSPALEKLLPRIRGNVGFVFTKEDLTEIRDMLLANKVPAATRAGAITPCEVTVPAQNTGLDPEKTSFFQALGITTKISRGAIEILSDVQLIKTGDKVGASEATLLTMLNISPLSSGLLIQQVFDNGSIYNPEVLDITEETLYSRFLEGVLNVASVCPQIHYPTVASVPHSIIDGYKRVLALSVETDDTFLLAEKVKAFLADPSAFVAAAPVAAATTAAPAAAAAVAPAKVEAKEESEGGVGRGYGIWSV from the coding sequence ATGCCCAGGGAAGACAGGGTGACCTGGAGACCCAACTACTTCCTTAAGATCATCCAGCTATTGGATGATTATCTGAAATGTTTCATCGTGGGAGCAGACAATGTGGGCTCCAAGCAGATGCAGCAGATCCGCATGTCCCTCTGCAGGAAGGAAGTGGTGCTGATGGGCAAGAACGCCATGACGCGCAAGGCCATCCGAGGGCACCTGGAAAACAGCCCAGCTCTGGAGAAACTGCTGCCTCGCATCCGGGGGAATGTGGGCTTTGTGTTCACCAAGGAGGACCTCACTGAGATCAGGGACATGCTGCTGGCCAATAAGGTGCCAGCTGCCACCCGTGCTGGTGCCATTACCCCATGTGAAGTCACGGTGCCAGCCCAGAATACTGGTCTGGACCCCGAGAAGACCTCCTTTTTCCAGGCTTTAGGTATCACCACTAAAATCTCCAGGGGCGCCATTGAAATCCTGAGTGATGTGCAGCTGATCAAGACGGGAGACAAAGTGGGAGCCAGTGAAGCCACACTGCTGACCATGCTCAACATCTCCCCCTTGTCCTCTGGGCTGCTCATCCAGCAGGTGTTCGACAACGGCAGCATCTACAACCCTGAAGTGCTTGACATCACAGAGGAAACTCTGTATTCTCGCTTCCTGGAGGGTGTCCTCAATGTTGCCAGTGTCTGTCCGCAGATCCACTACCCAACTGTTGCATCAGTGCCCCATTCTATCATTGACGGGTACAAACGAGTCCTGGCCTTGTCTGTGGAGACTGATGACACCTTCCTGCTTGCTGAAAAGGTCAAGGCCTTCTTGGCTGATCCATCTGCCTTTGTGGCTGCAGCCCCTGTGGCCGCTGCCACCAcagctgctcctgctgctgctgctgctgtagcCCCAGCTAAAGTTGAAGCCAAGGAAGAGTCGGAGGGAGGAGTCGGACGAGGATATGGGATTTGGTCTGTTTGA